The Brachybacterium huguangmaarense genome contains a region encoding:
- a CDS encoding leucyl aminopeptidase — MADISLTSTSVEDVTADVLILPVLTGHGDAGPRVLGPESLTAVAGAIGLRGTLDEVRRIPAPAGLAAASVVLTGLGASALADVPAEDLRRAVGAATRALAGSGSAALAVPGASDEQLAAAAEGALLGAYAFTAHKTADARSALERVEVLGAQDASTVQGALDRAWIVADAVNLTRDLVNTPPNLLFPEEFARRAAAAVADLPVEVTVLDEHQLDEGGYGGIVGVGQGSVRPPRLVRLDYRPADASQHVALVGKGITFDSGGISLKPAAGMDEMTSDMTGAATVLSATVAAAALGLPVHVTTYLALAENLPGGGAQRPGDVVTMRNGTTVEVLNTDAEGRMVMADALVDAVADAPDLVMDVATLTGAAVVALGKRTAAVMGTEQGRRTVLDASEAAGEPFWPLPFPSELRADLDGLVADLRNVGDRAGGALTAGIFLREFVGETEWAHLDIAGPAYASSPLGYMGKGATGMSVRTVLQVLADRAA, encoded by the coding sequence ATGGCTGATATCTCTCTGACCTCGACATCCGTCGAGGACGTCACCGCCGATGTCCTCATCCTCCCGGTCCTCACGGGCCACGGCGACGCCGGCCCCCGCGTGCTGGGTCCCGAGTCCCTGACCGCCGTGGCCGGCGCGATCGGGCTGCGCGGCACCCTCGACGAGGTGCGCCGCATCCCCGCCCCCGCGGGACTGGCCGCCGCCTCGGTGGTCCTCACCGGTCTCGGCGCCTCCGCGCTGGCCGACGTGCCCGCCGAGGACCTGCGACGCGCCGTGGGCGCCGCGACCCGTGCGCTCGCGGGCTCCGGCTCGGCCGCGCTCGCCGTGCCCGGCGCGTCCGACGAGCAGCTCGCCGCCGCGGCCGAGGGCGCCCTGCTGGGCGCCTACGCCTTCACCGCCCACAAGACCGCGGACGCCCGGTCCGCGCTCGAGCGCGTCGAGGTGCTCGGCGCCCAGGACGCGTCGACCGTCCAGGGTGCGCTCGACCGCGCCTGGATCGTGGCCGACGCCGTGAACCTCACGCGCGACCTCGTCAACACCCCGCCGAACCTCCTGTTCCCCGAGGAGTTCGCGCGCCGCGCCGCCGCCGCGGTCGCCGACCTCCCCGTCGAGGTCACCGTGCTCGACGAGCACCAGCTCGACGAGGGCGGCTACGGCGGCATCGTGGGCGTCGGCCAGGGCTCCGTGCGCCCGCCGCGCCTCGTGCGTCTGGACTACCGGCCCGCGGACGCGTCCCAGCACGTCGCGCTCGTCGGCAAGGGCATCACCTTCGACTCGGGCGGCATCTCGCTCAAGCCGGCCGCCGGGATGGACGAGATGACCTCCGACATGACGGGCGCCGCGACCGTGCTGTCGGCGACCGTCGCCGCTGCGGCCCTCGGCCTGCCCGTGCACGTCACCACCTACCTCGCGCTCGCCGAGAACCTGCCCGGCGGCGGCGCCCAGCGCCCCGGCGACGTCGTGACAATGCGCAACGGCACCACCGTCGAGGTGCTCAACACCGACGCGGAGGGCCGCATGGTCATGGCCGACGCCCTCGTCGACGCGGTCGCCGACGCGCCCGACCTGGTCATGGACGTCGCGACGCTCACGGGCGCCGCCGTGGTCGCGCTCGGCAAGCGCACGGCCGCCGTGATGGGCACCGAGCAGGGGCGCCGCACGGTCCTCGACGCCTCCGAGGCCGCCGGGGAGCCGTTCTGGCCGCTGCCCTTCCCCTCCGAGCTGCGTGCGGACCTCGACGGCCTCGTCGCCGACCTCCGCAACGTCGGGGACCGGGCCGGCGGCGCGCTGACCGCCGGGATCTTCCTGCGCGAGTTCGTCGGCGAGACCGAATGGGCCCACCTCGACATCGCCGGCCCGGCCTACGCCTCGAGCCCGCTGGGCTACATGGGCAAGGGGGCGACGGGCATGAGCGTGCGCACCGTGCTGCAGGTGCTCGCCGACCGCGCCGCCTGA
- a CDS encoding quinone-dependent dihydroorotate dehydrogenase, producing the protein MSRSPYRVLFDLVLSRLDPERAHHLTVDALRAAQAVPGGRAVLRRVFGHGTGDAAPRTVLGVRHGNPFGLAAGFDKDAEVALALLDLGFGHVEVGTITPRPQSGNDRPRSFRLVPDEALINRMGFNNEGAEAAARRLRRVRATRRGRDAVIGVNIGKNKTTPPERAADDYRIGARVLGPSASYLAINVSSPNTPGLRDLQSVDALRPILRAVTEEAAVVGRRRGRALPVLVKIAPDLHDEDLVSIAELVQEVPLAGVIATNTTIARPSSLRTDRKRVEAIGAGGLSGPVLADRSRAVLKLLRDALGPDPVLISCGGVTTAEDVQERLEAGADLVQGYTALIYQGPSWPGRIARRLRPAP; encoded by the coding sequence GTGAGCCGCAGCCCCTATCGCGTCCTGTTCGACCTCGTGCTGTCCCGCCTCGATCCCGAGCGCGCCCACCACCTGACCGTCGACGCGCTGCGCGCCGCCCAGGCGGTGCCCGGAGGGCGCGCCGTGCTGCGCCGCGTGTTCGGCCACGGCACCGGCGACGCCGCGCCCCGCACCGTGCTGGGCGTCCGCCACGGCAACCCCTTCGGCCTCGCCGCGGGCTTCGACAAGGACGCCGAGGTCGCCCTCGCGCTGCTCGACCTCGGCTTCGGCCACGTCGAGGTCGGCACCATCACCCCGCGCCCCCAGAGCGGCAACGACCGCCCCCGCTCCTTCCGGCTCGTGCCCGACGAGGCGCTCATCAACCGGATGGGCTTCAACAACGAGGGAGCCGAGGCGGCGGCGCGACGCCTGCGCCGCGTCCGCGCGACCCGCCGGGGCCGCGACGCGGTGATCGGCGTGAACATCGGCAAGAACAAGACGACGCCGCCCGAGCGCGCGGCCGACGACTACCGGATCGGCGCCCGCGTGCTCGGGCCCTCCGCGAGCTACCTCGCCATCAACGTCTCCTCGCCCAACACGCCCGGTCTGCGGGACCTGCAGAGCGTCGACGCGCTGCGCCCGATCCTGCGGGCGGTCACCGAGGAGGCCGCCGTGGTCGGCCGCCGGCGCGGGCGGGCTCTCCCGGTCCTGGTCAAGATCGCCCCCGACCTCCACGACGAGGACCTCGTGTCGATCGCCGAGCTGGTCCAGGAGGTCCCGCTCGCCGGCGTGATCGCGACGAACACGACCATCGCGCGGCCCTCCTCGCTGCGCACCGACCGCAAGCGCGTCGAGGCGATCGGCGCGGGCGGCCTCTCGGGCCCCGTGCTCGCCGACCGCTCGCGCGCCGTGCTGAAGCTCCTGCGGGACGCCCTCGGCCCCGACCCGGTCCTGATCAGCTGCGGCGGGGTCACGACCGCCGAGGACGTCCAGGAGCGCCTCGAGGCGGGCGCCGACCTCGTGCAGGGCTACACGGCGCTCATCTATCAGGGGCCGTCGTGGCCGGGCAGGATCGCGCGCCGGCTGCGCCCCGCGCCCTGA
- a CDS encoding replication-associated recombination protein A encodes MDDDLFSLAGDAPAPRTLGDRNRDHRAPLAVRMRPRSLDEVVGQHAVVGEGSPLRRLIAADDSRTSPASVILWGPPGTGKTTLAYVVAASGDREFVEVSAVLAGVKDIREVVDAARRRLRTTGRETVLFVDEVHRFSKSQQDALLPSVENRWVTLIAATTENPYFSVISPLLSRSIVLTLESLDREDLDRLVDRALGDERGLAGAVTLTDAAREALLRLGGGDARRILTSLEAAAAAVLMDGGTEIDDEALAKAVNVASIRYDRAGDQHYDVTSAFIKSMRGSDVDAALHYLARMIVAGEDPLFIARRVVIAASEEVGMADPTALQVAVAAMQAVQNIGMPEGQLALAQAVIHIATAPKSNAGTVAISEAIADVRAGRGGAVPAHLRDAHYSGATKLGHGSGYTYAHDAPHAVAAQQYAPDDLVGTDYYRPKPYGAEADVTRRVEVLRRITRGG; translated from the coding sequence ATGGACGACGACCTGTTCTCCCTGGCCGGCGACGCGCCGGCACCGCGCACCCTCGGCGATCGCAACCGCGACCACCGGGCGCCGCTCGCGGTGCGGATGCGGCCCCGCAGCCTGGACGAGGTCGTCGGCCAGCACGCCGTGGTCGGCGAGGGCTCGCCGCTGCGGAGGCTGATCGCCGCCGACGACTCCCGCACCTCACCGGCCTCCGTGATCCTGTGGGGGCCGCCCGGCACCGGCAAGACGACGCTCGCTTACGTGGTGGCGGCGTCCGGCGACCGGGAGTTCGTCGAGGTCAGCGCGGTGCTCGCGGGCGTCAAGGACATCCGCGAGGTGGTCGACGCGGCACGTCGACGGCTGCGCACGACCGGGCGCGAGACCGTGCTGTTCGTCGACGAGGTGCATCGCTTCTCCAAGTCGCAGCAGGACGCGCTCCTGCCGAGCGTCGAGAACCGCTGGGTCACCCTCATCGCGGCCACCACGGAGAACCCGTACTTCTCGGTGATCTCGCCCCTGCTGTCCCGCTCGATCGTGCTGACGCTCGAGTCCCTCGACCGGGAGGACCTCGACCGTCTCGTCGATCGCGCCCTGGGCGACGAGCGCGGCCTGGCCGGGGCCGTGACACTCACCGACGCGGCGCGCGAGGCACTCCTGCGCCTCGGGGGCGGTGACGCCCGGCGCATCCTCACCTCGCTCGAGGCGGCCGCCGCCGCGGTGCTCATGGACGGCGGCACCGAGATCGACGACGAGGCCCTCGCCAAGGCCGTCAACGTCGCCTCGATCCGCTACGATCGCGCCGGCGACCAGCACTACGACGTGACGAGCGCGTTCATCAAGTCGATGCGCGGGAGCGACGTCGACGCCGCCCTGCACTACCTCGCACGCATGATCGTCGCGGGCGAGGACCCCCTGTTCATCGCCCGTCGCGTGGTGATCGCCGCGAGCGAGGAGGTCGGCATGGCCGATCCCACCGCGCTCCAGGTCGCGGTCGCCGCGATGCAGGCGGTCCAGAACATCGGCATGCCCGAGGGGCAGCTGGCCCTGGCCCAGGCGGTCATCCACATCGCGACCGCCCCGAAGTCCAACGCCGGGACCGTCGCGATCTCCGAGGCGATCGCGGACGTGCGGGCCGGGCGTGGCGGGGCGGTGCCCGCGCATCTGCGCGACGCCCACTACTCCGGCGCCACGAAGCTCGGGCACGGCTCGGGCTACACGTACGCCCACGACGCTCCCCACGCGGTCGCCGCCCAGCAGTACGCCCCCGACGACCTCGTGGGCACGGACTACTACCGGCCCAAGCCCTACGGGGCGGAGGCCGACGTGACCCGGCGCGTCGAGGTCCTGCGGCGCATCACCCGGGGCGGCTGA